From the genome of Thalassoglobus sp. JC818, one region includes:
- a CDS encoding P-II family nitrogen regulator, producing the protein MKKIEAVIRHFKLEEVKDALTEAGVSGMTVTEVRGFGRQKGHKEQYRGAEYTVDFVPKVKIELIVDDGESQKVVDAILNTARTGQIGDGKIFVSELGEAVRIRTGETGSESL; encoded by the coding sequence ATGAAAAAGATCGAAGCAGTCATCCGACACTTCAAACTTGAAGAGGTCAAGGATGCACTGACTGAAGCCGGCGTTTCCGGTATGACTGTGACGGAGGTCCGAGGATTCGGTCGCCAAAAAGGCCACAAGGAACAGTATCGCGGTGCTGAGTACACCGTCGATTTTGTCCCGAAAGTGAAGATCGAGCTGATTGTGGACGACGGTGAATCACAAAAAGTCGTCGATGCCATTCTGAACACAGCTCGCACTGGCCAAATTGGCGACGGAAAAATCTTCGTTAGCGAACTCGGCGAAGCGGTCCGAATTCGTACTGGTGAAACTGGAAGTGAATCTCTCTAA
- a CDS encoding nucleoside monophosphate kinase — MHKYIIMGVQGCGKGTQARLLKQKLDIVHISVGDIFRWHIQNHTKLGAQVKRTVAAGNLVGDQVVEDIVRQRLDQHDWNYGFILDGFPRSESQALFFLESYDIDAVIHIQVPDAVVRDRVLSRRLCSDCGLDFNLISHRPEVENVCDVCGGELVSRPDDKPEALAERLEEYHTKTEPALALFRRKELVLDLDGTPAPNTIQEEIRRLLELD; from the coding sequence GCTCAAGCAGAAACTCGACATCGTCCACATCAGCGTGGGCGATATCTTTAGGTGGCACATCCAGAATCACACCAAACTGGGTGCTCAGGTGAAAAGAACCGTCGCTGCGGGCAACCTGGTGGGCGATCAAGTTGTCGAAGATATCGTCCGCCAGCGACTTGATCAGCACGACTGGAACTATGGATTCATTCTCGACGGCTTTCCGAGAAGCGAATCGCAGGCGTTATTCTTCCTTGAGAGCTACGACATCGATGCAGTCATCCACATCCAGGTACCAGACGCAGTTGTACGGGATCGCGTCCTTTCTCGGCGGCTTTGCAGCGACTGCGGGCTCGACTTCAACTTGATCTCTCATCGACCCGAAGTCGAAAACGTCTGCGATGTCTGCGGAGGAGAACTGGTTTCGCGTCCGGATGACAAGCCCGAAGCGTTGGCGGAGAGGTTGGAAGAGTACCACACCAAAACAGAGCCAGCTTTAGCACTGTTCCGACGGAAAGAACTCGTTCTTGACCTCGATGGAACTCCCGCTCCGAACACCATTCAAGAAGAAATCCGACGTTTGTTGGAACTCGATTGA
- a CDS encoding P-II family nitrogen regulator yields the protein MQKIEAIIRHYKLEDVKAALTEKNIVGMTVCEVRGFGRQRGHKEQYRGAEYTVDFLPKLKLEIVVDDSVVQDAIGAITEAAKTGRVGDGKIFVSPVAEVIRIRTGESGAEAI from the coding sequence ATGCAGAAAATTGAAGCGATCATTCGCCACTACAAACTGGAAGACGTCAAAGCAGCCCTCACGGAAAAGAATATCGTCGGTATGACGGTGTGCGAGGTGCGTGGCTTCGGACGTCAGCGTGGCCACAAAGAACAGTATCGGGGAGCGGAATACACCGTCGACTTCCTTCCGAAGCTGAAATTGGAAATTGTGGTTGATGACTCCGTTGTGCAGGATGCGATCGGAGCAATCACCGAAGCGGCCAAGACTGGGCGAGTTGGAGACGGGAAGATCTTCGTTTCTCCAGTTGCAGAAGTGATTCGAATTCGAACCGGTGAATCCGGTGCGGAAGCCATTTAA
- a CDS encoding PVC-type heme-binding CxxCH protein, with protein sequence MFTHLSRFVFAYICLSGLIFAQVNEPLRNQGVLPTGEDGRTLNLNFETGDLQDWTATGTAWTDQPVKGGIDQNREFGGGKKSQHTGEFWLGGYEKLGDPPKGSLTSVPFKVTHNWCSFLIGGGSHPETRVELLLADDQKVFYRISGRNREEMQPAVVNLASHVGKKIQIRIVDENSTGWGHVNFDDFRFYAQRPRFELPVLTPAPRVQLGEIYPFENLSGTVAAEKMIVPDGFRVQLAAEEPDVMQPIAMAIDDRGRLWIAEAFEYPTRAKQGEGRDRIVILEDTNLDGVFDSRKVFIEGLNLVSGIELGFGGVWVGAAPYLMFIPDRDGDDVPDTEDPVNAQIAPSESLLQFPKDIPAGATVLLDGFGYEDTHETLNAFIWGPDGWLYGCHGVFTHSRVGKPGTPDDERHPLNAGVWRYHPTRHIFEVYAHGSSNPWGVDFNEAGDAFITACVIPHLYHIIPGARYQRQGGQHFNPHTYDDIKTIAKHRHFVGNQWNNNDRARSDDLGGGHAHAGAMIYLGGREGFPAPEWGTLKKYAQKPGWQLPNETSQQGWPEEFHGKLFMNNIHGNRINIDQLIAEGSGYVGDRYPDFLLTQDKWSQMIYMTYGPDGQMYAIDWYDQNQCHRVEEGAHDRSNGRVFRVSYGNASPVKLNLKDVDSKDLITLALVSENEWFARRANRIIQERRWSGDLSDADAIAAAKKILSEDAELQEMPRRYRLVNSLVGVEFFLDPKYVSQPSSERQVDELVSRIGVEGTNSILRMLTGTKEFSPQILSNLTALARSSDPGADRIRLNLASIAQSIAFKDRWQLLEALTSHPEDAADHNLPLMYWYAMEPLADLNPQRALALAMSSGENIPLLREFMIRRLGSGNPEDSLKLLVEGLSTAKDDVVRLTFLKGIRGAVAGREEISLPEAWDSVYEQLTKPESTDRHFDVYLYALGLGSRFGNESAASALESLVIDESGPYEERKVAFTFLVENDSPELPSIISQLLSGTTLRAEALRAAATIDNSEIALAIVSNYKALNADEQTDARNTLASRVSYAVELLKAADSGKIPKQDLSADLIRQLRNLDHPDVVDLLQKVWGVVRDSDVDRKALIAEYLTLVQSSTKETPDPNLGRAVFAKTCQQCHTLYGVGGQVGPDITGANRKDLNYLLSNVLDPSSVMAKEYQPNIVATDSGRIVTGIVKEETDTLLTLQTANELVVIPVNEIEARKQSPLSMMPDDLLKNLSEHEVRSLIAYLSGSQQVAMQATDANLNRFFNGVDLSGWMTTRQEDQSLWTVENGEIIGRSTGLAHNAFLVSDLKLSNFELNCEVKLIDNVGNSGIQFRSQPLADGEMKGYQADIGVGWWGKLYEERGRALLVNQDNASLVKSGEWNQYTIRAVGPRVQAFLNGTKVIDLVDPAGADSGQIALQLHSGGPMEIRFRDLSVKLLDPVPPFADNGAQVTQWPVSSGGSGETQITWKKHILDDLFRSEGSAIADFDNDGQMDVVGGSQWYKLQFDDGEFQKFEPQPIVTPVEEFDPKGYSNTFCNFGMDVNGDGWIDLVVVDFPGKPTWWFENPGSTGSANSWTKHEITPITNNESPQLLDLTGDGIRELLCGFDERVMGFASPKSLPNAQWKINAVSDPGAPGTDRFSHGIGAGDVNNDGWNDIVITEGWWEAPEGYATDLPWHWHPAPFGPACSQMYVYDFDGDGDNDVLSASAHAYGIWWRENLGSGEDEEIRWETHLIDESFSQTHSLVLADINGDGLPDLVTGKRHWAHGGHDPGGNDPAVVYWFELQQVDGKPVWTKHQIDDNSGVGTQFDVADINGDGLLDIATSNKKGTFLFIQSRE encoded by the coding sequence ATGTTCACACACCTCTCTCGTTTTGTTTTTGCTTACATCTGTTTATCTGGGCTGATATTCGCACAGGTCAACGAACCGCTGAGAAATCAAGGAGTTCTCCCCACGGGAGAGGATGGACGGACACTCAACCTGAACTTCGAAACCGGTGACCTCCAGGATTGGACCGCCACCGGGACCGCCTGGACCGATCAACCCGTCAAAGGGGGCATCGACCAAAATCGCGAATTCGGTGGCGGGAAAAAAAGCCAGCACACCGGTGAGTTCTGGCTCGGAGGATACGAAAAGCTCGGAGATCCCCCCAAAGGGTCGCTCACTTCGGTTCCGTTCAAAGTGACACACAACTGGTGCAGCTTCCTGATCGGAGGGGGAAGTCATCCAGAGACGCGCGTGGAACTGCTTCTCGCCGACGACCAGAAGGTGTTTTACCGCATCTCCGGCCGCAATCGGGAAGAAATGCAGCCCGCGGTCGTTAATCTGGCCTCTCACGTTGGGAAGAAGATTCAGATTCGAATCGTCGACGAAAACTCGACAGGCTGGGGCCACGTCAACTTCGACGACTTCCGCTTTTACGCGCAGCGTCCTCGCTTTGAACTTCCCGTTCTAACCCCCGCACCCCGCGTTCAACTCGGGGAAATCTACCCATTCGAAAATCTCTCCGGCACCGTCGCCGCCGAGAAAATGATCGTGCCTGATGGATTCCGTGTGCAGCTGGCTGCCGAAGAACCTGATGTCATGCAGCCTATTGCAATGGCAATCGACGACCGGGGCCGACTTTGGATTGCTGAAGCCTTCGAATATCCCACCCGTGCCAAACAAGGTGAGGGTCGCGATCGGATTGTCATCTTGGAAGACACGAACCTTGATGGAGTGTTTGACTCCCGAAAGGTCTTCATCGAGGGATTGAATCTCGTCAGCGGCATTGAATTGGGCTTCGGTGGCGTTTGGGTCGGAGCCGCTCCCTATCTGATGTTCATTCCGGATCGCGACGGTGACGATGTCCCAGATACCGAAGATCCCGTGAACGCGCAGATTGCTCCGTCAGAGTCACTTCTGCAATTCCCGAAAGATATCCCAGCTGGGGCGACCGTCCTTCTGGATGGTTTTGGCTACGAAGACACTCACGAAACGTTGAACGCATTTATCTGGGGACCGGATGGATGGCTCTATGGTTGTCACGGAGTTTTCACTCATTCGCGCGTCGGAAAACCGGGCACTCCCGACGACGAAAGGCACCCTCTCAATGCGGGAGTCTGGCGATATCACCCAACGCGTCACATCTTCGAAGTGTACGCCCATGGCTCAAGCAACCCATGGGGAGTTGACTTCAACGAAGCTGGTGATGCTTTCATCACAGCCTGCGTGATTCCTCACCTGTATCACATCATTCCGGGTGCTCGCTATCAGCGACAGGGAGGACAGCACTTCAACCCTCATACTTACGATGACATCAAGACGATCGCCAAACATCGGCACTTTGTCGGCAACCAGTGGAATAACAACGACCGCGCTCGCTCCGACGATCTCGGAGGTGGCCACGCTCACGCTGGTGCAATGATTTATCTCGGCGGCAGAGAAGGCTTCCCGGCTCCGGAATGGGGAACTCTCAAGAAGTACGCTCAAAAACCGGGCTGGCAGCTTCCCAACGAGACCTCTCAGCAGGGTTGGCCCGAAGAGTTTCACGGCAAGCTCTTCATGAACAACATTCACGGGAATCGAATCAATATCGACCAGTTGATCGCAGAAGGTTCCGGGTACGTCGGAGATCGGTATCCCGATTTCCTGCTCACTCAGGACAAGTGGTCACAGATGATCTACATGACCTACGGTCCGGACGGTCAGATGTACGCCATCGACTGGTACGACCAGAACCAATGCCATCGCGTTGAAGAAGGGGCTCACGATCGCAGCAACGGACGTGTCTTTCGGGTCAGCTACGGAAATGCATCGCCAGTCAAACTCAATCTGAAAGACGTCGATTCGAAGGATTTGATCACTCTGGCACTCGTCTCAGAAAACGAATGGTTCGCCCGACGTGCGAATCGCATCATTCAGGAACGTCGTTGGTCTGGAGACCTTTCCGACGCAGACGCCATCGCAGCTGCGAAGAAGATTCTTTCCGAAGATGCTGAGTTGCAGGAAATGCCAAGACGCTATCGGCTGGTCAATTCACTCGTCGGCGTCGAGTTTTTCCTCGATCCCAAGTACGTTTCTCAACCATCGAGTGAACGACAAGTCGATGAACTGGTCTCGCGGATTGGTGTCGAGGGCACCAACTCAATCTTGCGAATGCTCACTGGAACGAAAGAATTTTCACCACAGATTCTCAGCAATCTCACAGCTCTCGCTCGCTCATCCGACCCTGGGGCAGATCGGATTCGATTGAATCTCGCATCAATTGCGCAATCGATTGCATTCAAGGATCGATGGCAACTCCTCGAAGCTCTCACATCACATCCGGAAGACGCGGCCGATCACAATCTGCCGCTCATGTACTGGTACGCCATGGAACCGCTCGCAGATCTCAATCCGCAGCGAGCACTGGCATTGGCGATGTCATCCGGTGAAAACATTCCCCTGCTCCGAGAGTTCATGATCCGTCGCCTCGGAAGCGGGAACCCTGAAGACTCCCTGAAGCTTCTGGTCGAAGGACTTTCAACAGCGAAAGACGATGTTGTTCGACTGACCTTCCTGAAGGGAATTCGAGGAGCTGTCGCAGGACGAGAAGAGATTTCCCTGCCGGAAGCTTGGGATTCGGTTTACGAACAACTCACGAAACCTGAATCGACCGATCGTCACTTCGACGTTTACCTCTACGCACTCGGACTTGGATCACGTTTCGGAAATGAATCCGCTGCCAGCGCCCTGGAATCACTCGTCATCGATGAATCCGGCCCCTACGAAGAGCGAAAAGTTGCGTTCACATTCCTCGTTGAGAATGATTCGCCCGAGCTTCCGTCCATCATCAGTCAACTCCTTTCCGGAACGACATTGAGAGCAGAGGCACTGCGGGCAGCAGCAACGATCGACAACTCAGAAATCGCTCTCGCAATTGTTTCGAACTACAAAGCACTGAACGCCGACGAACAAACCGACGCGAGAAATACGCTCGCGAGTCGCGTCAGTTATGCTGTCGAACTCCTCAAAGCTGCCGATTCCGGCAAGATTCCCAAACAGGATCTCTCCGCCGACTTGATCCGACAGCTGAGAAACCTCGACCACCCGGATGTGGTCGACCTTCTACAGAAAGTTTGGGGAGTGGTCAGAGACAGCGACGTCGACCGAAAGGCACTCATTGCTGAATATCTCACACTTGTCCAGTCCAGCACAAAGGAAACTCCCGACCCGAATCTGGGGCGAGCTGTCTTCGCGAAAACGTGCCAGCAGTGCCACACACTCTACGGAGTCGGCGGTCAGGTCGGGCCGGACATCACCGGGGCGAATCGAAAGGACCTGAACTACCTTCTGTCCAATGTGCTCGACCCATCATCTGTGATGGCGAAAGAGTACCAACCCAATATCGTTGCGACCGACTCGGGACGAATCGTCACGGGCATCGTCAAGGAAGAAACTGACACCCTGCTCACGCTGCAGACCGCGAACGAACTCGTTGTCATTCCCGTCAACGAAATCGAAGCTCGAAAGCAGAGCCCGTTATCGATGATGCCTGACGATCTCCTGAAGAATCTTTCTGAGCACGAAGTTCGCTCTTTGATCGCCTACTTGTCGGGTTCTCAACAAGTCGCGATGCAGGCAACCGATGCGAATCTCAACCGCTTCTTCAACGGCGTCGACCTGAGTGGCTGGATGACGACTCGTCAGGAAGACCAGTCACTTTGGACGGTTGAAAATGGCGAAATCATTGGTCGCTCAACTGGCCTGGCTCACAACGCATTCCTCGTCAGCGACTTGAAGCTTTCCAACTTCGAGCTGAACTGCGAAGTCAAACTCATTGACAATGTTGGCAACAGTGGAATTCAGTTCCGAAGTCAACCACTCGCTGACGGTGAGATGAAAGGCTATCAGGCCGACATCGGCGTGGGTTGGTGGGGGAAACTCTACGAAGAACGTGGACGGGCATTGCTCGTGAATCAGGATAATGCCTCGCTGGTCAAGTCCGGTGAATGGAATCAATACACCATTCGCGCGGTCGGGCCTCGCGTTCAAGCTTTCCTCAACGGAACGAAAGTCATTGACCTCGTCGATCCTGCGGGGGCAGATTCCGGGCAAATCGCCCTGCAGCTGCACTCCGGTGGACCGATGGAAATCCGGTTCCGTGACCTGAGTGTGAAGTTGCTCGATCCTGTTCCTCCTTTTGCCGACAACGGAGCCCAAGTCACTCAATGGCCCGTGTCATCCGGCGGCTCTGGAGAAACACAAATCACGTGGAAGAAACACATACTCGATGACCTCTTCCGCAGCGAAGGTTCCGCGATTGCTGACTTTGACAACGATGGACAAATGGACGTCGTCGGTGGCAGTCAGTGGTACAAGTTGCAATTCGACGATGGAGAATTCCAGAAGTTTGAACCGCAGCCGATTGTGACACCTGTGGAAGAATTCGACCCGAAAGGATACAGCAACACGTTCTGCAATTTTGGAATGGATGTGAATGGCGACGGCTGGATTGATCTTGTGGTCGTCGACTTCCCTGGAAAACCGACGTGGTGGTTTGAAAACCCGGGCAGCACAGGCTCAGCAAATTCATGGACGAAGCACGAGATCACTCCCATTACCAACAACGAGAGTCCTCAACTCCTTGATCTGACCGGAGACGGAATCCGTGAACTCTTGTGCGGATTCGATGAACGGGTCATGGGATTCGCCAGCCCGAAATCTCTCCCCAATGCACAATGGAAGATCAATGCCGTCTCAGATCCTGGAGCACCAGGCACAGATCGATTTTCACATGGAATTGGAGCGGGTGACGTCAACAACGATGGCTGGAACGACATCGTCATCACCGAAGGATGGTGGGAAGCTCCGGAAGGCTATGCCACTGACCTCCCCTGGCATTGGCACCCTGCCCCATTTGGCCCGGCCTGCTCGCAAATGTATGTCTACGATTTCGACGGAGATGGCGACAACGACGTGCTTTCCGCGTCAGCTCATGCATATGGGATCTGGTGGAGGGAGAACCTCGGATCGGGTGAGGATGAAGAAATCCGCTGGGAAACCCATCTCATCGATGAGTCTTTCTCACAGACGCACTCGCTGGTGCTGGCGGATATCAACGGCGATGGGTTACCCGATCTCGTCACCGGAAAACGCCACTGGGCGCACGGAGGTCACGACCCAGGTGGAAACGATCCAGCTGTAGTTTACTGGTTCGAACTCCAGCAAGTCGACGGAAAGCCGGTTTGGACAAAACACCAGATCGACGATAATTCCGGCGTCGGAACACAATTCGATGTCGCCGATATCAACGGTGACGGACTGCTCGACATCGCGACTTCCAACAAAAAGGGAACATTCCTGTTCATTCAGTCTCGCGAGTGA
- a CDS encoding MFS transporter: MSTPAPNTDSTSQNLRWYEGISRYQWLVLLIASLGWVFDIFEGQIFVASMRDAMPALLGVTADNPSVSRWNDLGFGSFLLGGAFGGVLFGMLSDRIGRSKTMILTILFYSMFTCLTAFAQSAWQMVLLRFFVAMGVGGEWAVASAMVAEVMPQRSRAVMSSIFHASSVFGTLLAAAAGAFIVTLGESAWRWGFAIGALPALLTLWIRWSLHEPEQWVKARQRASEDATQKTGQLSELFQGQNLRNTLVGVSLASIGLVTFWGAHIYGKNALLRHAQATAIAEEGLDPATADKEQKQAAFAAHKTAIKQAEMLSMVLNTIGGGLGLVLFGAISNRLGRKGAFALYHIVAFIMVVWLFKFLIPQGASATVLALVLPVFGFFTLGMHAGYAVYFPELYPTRLRGTGAGFCFNMGRLATAAAFFGFGATTITDENKALLLAPLYLVGVGILLFAKETRGTELME, translated from the coding sequence GTGAGCACCCCCGCCCCGAACACAGATTCCACTTCACAGAACCTCCGCTGGTATGAAGGAATCTCCCGCTATCAATGGCTCGTCTTGCTGATTGCGTCCCTTGGTTGGGTGTTCGACATTTTTGAGGGGCAAATTTTCGTCGCGAGCATGCGAGACGCCATGCCTGCTCTGTTGGGAGTGACGGCGGACAACCCATCCGTTTCGAGATGGAATGACCTCGGATTCGGCAGCTTTCTGCTGGGCGGGGCGTTTGGTGGGGTGCTGTTCGGAATGTTGAGCGATCGCATCGGTCGATCCAAGACGATGATTCTGACGATTCTGTTCTATTCAATGTTCACCTGTCTCACTGCGTTTGCTCAGTCAGCCTGGCAAATGGTGCTGCTTCGCTTTTTCGTTGCGATGGGAGTTGGAGGCGAGTGGGCCGTCGCTTCCGCAATGGTGGCCGAAGTGATGCCGCAGCGATCGCGGGCTGTGATGAGTTCAATTTTTCACGCATCAAGCGTGTTTGGGACACTTCTGGCAGCAGCAGCGGGGGCGTTCATCGTGACACTCGGAGAGAGTGCCTGGAGGTGGGGGTTCGCAATCGGAGCGTTGCCAGCACTTCTGACGCTGTGGATTCGCTGGTCACTCCACGAACCAGAACAGTGGGTGAAAGCTCGTCAGAGAGCTTCTGAGGACGCGACACAGAAAACGGGCCAGCTCTCAGAGCTGTTTCAGGGTCAGAACCTCAGAAACACGCTCGTCGGCGTCAGTCTCGCATCGATCGGGCTCGTCACATTCTGGGGCGCCCATATTTATGGAAAGAACGCTCTGCTGCGACATGCACAAGCGACTGCAATCGCCGAAGAAGGTTTGGACCCGGCAACAGCCGACAAAGAACAGAAACAAGCAGCCTTCGCTGCCCACAAGACAGCCATCAAGCAGGCTGAAATGCTCAGTATGGTCCTCAACACGATTGGAGGTGGCTTGGGACTCGTCTTGTTTGGGGCCATCTCGAACCGCTTAGGACGTAAAGGAGCTTTCGCGCTCTATCATATTGTCGCCTTCATCATGGTAGTCTGGCTCTTCAAATTCCTGATCCCGCAAGGAGCTTCAGCGACGGTACTGGCATTGGTCCTGCCCGTCTTCGGCTTCTTCACGCTGGGAATGCATGCGGGATATGCCGTTTATTTCCCGGAACTGTATCCGACTCGTCTTCGCGGAACTGGAGCTGGTTTCTGCTTTAATATGGGGAGACTCGCTACAGCAGCTGCATTCTTCGGGTTTGGAGCAACCACAATCACTGACGAAAACAAAGCCCTGCTACTTGCTCCGCTCTATCTGGTGGGAGTCGGGATTTTGCTCTTCGCGAAAGAAACTCGCGGCACGGAACTGATGGAGTAA
- a CDS encoding ammonium transporter has translation MKKRLLGRTAVLLSSLLLLTNTTYAQETEEIVLDTGNIAWMLTSSALVLMMTAPGLALFYGGLVRKKNILSVMMQCVFLMGMMTVVWGVCGYSFAFGGENPYVGNFDHLFLKGVMPSAELSLNASVDGMIFAVFQGMFFIITPALICGAFAERMKFSTMCVYSLLWGIFVYCPIAHWVWADSGWLCEWNEQASYPALDFAGGTVVHISSGMSALVCSILIGKRLGFGQEPMPPHNLTYTCIGAALLWVGWFGFNAGSALAANALAVNAFVATHMAAAAGVVAWSVAEWVQHGRPSVLGGCSGAVAGLVCITPAAGAVNPMQGILLGLAAGYVCFLACTKLKNTFGYDDSLDAFGVHGVGGTLGALLVGVFATKDITGERVGLLEGNAGQMINQSVSIIAAAALGIVGSFIILKILDAVMGLRVTQDEELQGLDLTQHGEEGYIFL, from the coding sequence ATGAAGAAAAGGCTTCTCGGGAGGACTGCGGTTCTCCTCAGCTCGTTACTGTTACTGACGAACACAACCTATGCTCAGGAAACAGAGGAGATCGTCCTCGACACTGGAAACATTGCCTGGATGCTTACATCCTCAGCACTCGTGCTTATGATGACAGCACCGGGTCTGGCTCTGTTTTACGGCGGGCTTGTTCGCAAGAAAAACATCCTCAGTGTCATGATGCAATGTGTCTTTCTAATGGGCATGATGACGGTCGTTTGGGGAGTCTGTGGGTACAGCTTCGCCTTCGGTGGCGAAAACCCGTATGTCGGGAATTTCGATCACCTGTTCCTGAAGGGAGTTATGCCGAGTGCAGAGCTCTCTTTGAATGCTTCTGTCGATGGTATGATCTTCGCTGTCTTCCAGGGAATGTTCTTTATCATTACACCAGCTTTGATTTGCGGAGCATTCGCTGAACGAATGAAATTCAGCACGATGTGCGTCTATTCGCTTTTGTGGGGAATCTTCGTTTACTGTCCGATTGCTCACTGGGTTTGGGCTGATTCAGGATGGCTGTGTGAGTGGAACGAACAAGCCTCGTATCCAGCACTCGATTTCGCGGGTGGAACAGTTGTGCATATCAGCTCCGGAATGTCGGCGCTGGTTTGCTCAATTCTGATCGGGAAACGACTCGGATTCGGGCAAGAACCGATGCCACCACATAATTTGACATACACCTGTATCGGTGCTGCCCTGTTGTGGGTCGGCTGGTTTGGATTCAACGCGGGGAGTGCACTGGCAGCCAACGCGCTGGCAGTGAACGCATTCGTAGCAACTCACATGGCCGCCGCAGCGGGTGTTGTTGCCTGGTCCGTCGCGGAATGGGTGCAACATGGTCGCCCCAGCGTGTTGGGTGGCTGTTCCGGTGCTGTGGCGGGACTGGTTTGCATTACTCCAGCAGCAGGAGCTGTGAATCCAATGCAGGGAATCTTGCTCGGCCTCGCAGCTGGGTATGTCTGCTTCCTGGCCTGCACGAAACTGAAGAATACTTTTGGATATGATGACTCGCTGGACGCTTTTGGTGTCCATGGAGTCGGTGGAACGCTTGGTGCACTTCTCGTGGGAGTTTTCGCGACGAAAGATATCACGGGAGAGCGCGTCGGGTTGCTGGAGGGGAATGCTGGCCAGATGATTAATCAGTCTGTCAGTATTATCGCCGCAGCAGCATTGGGAATTGTGGGGTCGTTTATCATCCTCAAGATTCTCGATGCAGTCATGGGATTGCGTGTCACGCAAGATGAAGAACTTCAAGGACTCGATCTCACTCAACATGGCGAAGAAGGATACATTTTCCTTTGA